From a single Rosa rugosa chromosome 7, drRosRugo1.1, whole genome shotgun sequence genomic region:
- the LOC133722793 gene encoding uncharacterized protein LOC133722793, giving the protein MSGSCNDLNVLAKSPLFDELTAGRAPQIQFQVNNRIHNLGYYLADGIYPQWATFVKSIPRPTRPKDLKFSQAQEGYRKDVERCFGILQTRFSIVRGAARMWEREDLRFIMLTCIILHNMIIEDERPDDSDEDLESDEEEDNNMRPRLAQVWEGPTGADFDPVGRDGYYFNGFMDRYDAIRSANSHSNLQEDLIEHFWNVQGNMEI; this is encoded by the coding sequence ATGTCTGGATCATGCAACGACCTCAACGTGCTTGCTAAGTCCCCGTTGTTTGACGAGCTGACTGCCGGTCGAGCCCCTCAAATCCAATTTCAAGTGAATAACAGGATTCACAATTTAGGCTACTATCTCGCTGATGGTATCTATCCGCAATGGGCAACTTTCGTGAAATCAATTCCAAGGCCTACACGACCCAAGGATCTGAAGTTTTCCCAGGCTCAAGAGGGGTACAGGAAGGATGTGGAGAGATGTTTCGGCATTTTACAGACGCGCTTTAGTATTGTTCGAGGAGCGGCTCGTATGTGGGAAAGAGAAGACCTTCGATTCATCATGCTGACTTGTATCATATTACACAACATGATAATCGAGGATGAAAGACCAGATGACAGCGATGAGGATTTGGAGTccgatgaagaagaggataacAATATGAGGCCCAGGTTGGCCCAGGTTTGGGAAGGACCGACTGGTGCTGACTTCGATCCTGTTGGTAGAGATGGTTATTACTTCAACGGATTCATGGATCGATACGATGCCATTAGAAGTGCAAACAGTCACTCAAaccttcaagaagatctgatAGAGCATTTCTGGAACGTTCAAGGCAACATGGAGATCTAG